The genomic interval GCCGCGCTGGATCTGTTCTTCCAGCCAGATCAGCTGAAACGCCGCGGCTTCGTACAACGAAGTCGGCGTGTCGTAGTTGGCCTCGATCAGTTTCGCCGGGCCATGGCCGTCATAGCTGAAATCGAAACGCCCATAGAGGTGCGGCTGCCGCGCCAGCCACGATTGCCGCACCAGGTCGAAGAATGCCGGTGGAATCGCCAGGCGTGCCATCAGCACCTCACTGTCGACGATGCGCCCGACAGCCTCCAGGCACATCGCGTGCAGCGCCTCGGTCGGGGCCTGCAGGTCCCGCTCGACCTGGGCCTGGCTGAACTGGTAGTAACCCCGTTCATCCCAGTAACGCTCGCCGTCGAGGGTGTGGAAGGCAAAGCCTTCTTGCTGGGCTGTCTTGCGCCAGCCTGGGCGCTCTGCGAGTGCGACCTTGCGCATGATCACCCCCCGAAGAAGCTACCGGACTTGCCGCCCCAGCCGCTTCGAGCCGTCGCCTGGCTGCCAAACCCACCCCGCGAGATGGACGCAGACACCGCCGAGCGCGACGCGCTGCGGCCTGAGGCGCCATAGCTACCGCCGCCGCCGGAGCCACCGCCGCTGCTGCTCTGTTCGTCTTTGTTGCTGCGCTGAATGCCCCCGGCCGTGCCGTAGCGCTGCCCAAGCAGGCCATTGCGCTGCCCGGCACCCTCGCGATACGCATACAGCGGCTGCGCGCGGTAACGGCGGTCGGCGCTGCTGGCCATCTGCCCCAGTAGCATGCCAGCCACTACGGCGGTAGCGACATGGCCATAACCGCCGCCCTGGGCGTGCGCCGCATCGACCTGGGCCTGGGTCACCTCGCCGGTGGTCTCCAACGCGAACCCACTCATGCGCGGCATGTACCGGCCACCGACGCTGATCTGGCAGCCATCGGGGGAAAATTCTGCTTCACAGGCGGGCTTGGACACATAGGTCGGCGTGGTACGCCGGTACTCGGCCAGCGCCTGTTTGTAGGCATCGTTGCAGGCCTTCTCCGGCACCTTGTCGCTGACACAGGCTTCGACACTGTCGTAGTTCACCTGCTGGCTGACGGTGTAAATCTCCTCTTGCGGGCTGCACGCGGTCAGGGCCAAGGGCAGCGAGCTGGCCAGTACCAGCTTGACGGAGCTGCGTCTCATTGGGGGTTTCATGGGAGCTCCTTGGGCGTCAGGCCGACGGGGTCATGCAGGCCGAATTGAGGAAGCCGACGCTGATCGCCACGCTGGCAGCGTAGATGGCCGCGGCCAACTCGCCCGCGGCGATACGCCTGGACAGGTCGCGCAGCACCAGGCTGGTAATGCCAAAGGCAATCAATTGAACCACAGCGGCGATCACGACCCAGGCCACGAAATCCAGGATGCCAACGCTGTAGGCAATGATATTGCTGGCCGGCAGCGAGAAGCCGATCAGCGAGCCGCCCAAGGCAATGGCCGCGGCCGGGTTGTTCTCACGAATGAGCGCGAACTCCCGGTGCGGGGTAAGGCGGGTGTAGATGAACTGGAACAGCCAGAACAGCAACAGTGCCACGCTGATATAGAGGATGAAGCCAGTCACTGCAGAGGCATTGAGCGACAGGCGTAGCGCGTCGAGCATGGTGAGTCCTTGTCAGGTTACGTGAAAGTCCGTGGGGAACAGGGTGATGCCGAGTGAGGTGGTGAGGGTGGCCTTGCCCGCCTCGTCTTCCTCCGCCGACAACAGCAGAAATTCGCGGCGCTCAGGCAGGCCGGTGTCGCGGGCGTAGAGCATTGAGAGGTGCTGGATGCCATAACGGGCGT from Pseudomonas kermanshahensis carries:
- a CDS encoding DUF1190 domain-containing protein, with the translated sequence MKPPMRRSSVKLVLASSLPLALTACSPQEEIYTVSQQVNYDSVEACVSDKVPEKACNDAYKQALAEYRRTTPTYVSKPACEAEFSPDGCQISVGGRYMPRMSGFALETTGEVTQAQVDAAHAQGGGYGHVATAVVAGMLLGQMASSADRRYRAQPLYAYREGAGQRNGLLGQRYGTAGGIQRSNKDEQSSSGGGSGGGGSYGASGRSASRSAVSASISRGGFGSQATARSGWGGKSGSFFGG
- a CDS encoding DUF350 domain-containing protein; the encoded protein is MLDALRLSLNASAVTGFILYISVALLLFWLFQFIYTRLTPHREFALIRENNPAAAIALGGSLIGFSLPASNIIAYSVGILDFVAWVVIAAVVQLIAFGITSLVLRDLSRRIAAGELAAAIYAASVAISVGFLNSACMTPSA